A single region of the Salvia splendens isolate huo1 chromosome 18, SspV2, whole genome shotgun sequence genome encodes:
- the LOC121777389 gene encoding uncharacterized protein LOC121777389 has translation MSQDPARKYARADPDTRYKLTCNFCDKVIASGIRRLKEHFVGGFKNVTKCTKCPPHVREEMINYMKKKEDAKILQVFTVAASQSRQEFEDLGYGEYEEDNIIGSSSTKQKRPRVNPDRAKAVQAQKLSKEKQQTLNDAYKKDLRELVCINWAKWFYDAGIPFNAAQYDSFKIAIESTGQFGPGMKPPSYHELRVPLLNKEVNAMKDILKNHREEWARFSFSKRHYQLLGELS, from the coding sequence ATGTCTCAAGACCCAGCTAGGAAATATGCAAGGGCTGATCCGGATACCAGATATAAACTTACATGCAACTTTTGTGACAAAGTGATTGCATCGGGAATTCGAAGGCTCAAAGAACATTTCGTTGGCGGATTTAAAAACGTCACGAAATGTACTAAATGCCCACCACATGTGAGAGAGGAGATGATCAACTAtatgaagaaaaaagaggatGCTAAAATACTGCAAGTTTTTACAGTGGCAGCATCACAAAGCAGGCAAGAGTTTGAAGATTTGGGTTACGGGGAATACGAAGAAGACAACATTATTGGCAGTAGCTCGACCAAACAGAAAAGGCCTCGGGTCAACCCTGATCGAGCAAAGGCCGTCCAAGCACAGAAGTTGAGCAAGGAAAAGCAACAGACATTAAATGATGCATACAAAAAAGATTTGCGTGAATTGGTTTGCATCAACTGGGCTAAATGGTTTTATGATGCAGGTATACCATTTAATGCTGCACAGTATGATAGTTTCAAGATTGCGATCGAATCTACTGGGCAATTTGGTCCGGGCATGAAGCCTCCAAGCTATCATGAGTTAAGAGTTCCTTTGCTTAACAAAGAAGTCAATGCTATGAAGGATATTCTAAAAAACCATAGAGAAGAGTGGGCGAGATTCAGTTTCTCAAAGAGACATTATCAACTTCTTGGTGAACTCTCCTAA
- the LOC121776763 gene encoding uncharacterized protein LOC121776763 gives MDGEPPHGQEAVYVKPHLLAILPEFLGRSYDNTYEFLHEFCKICRVQKRPTGSSEDDFRLKALPLSLKEETNTWFWRLPSNSIITWSDFKRMFLEEFFSVAKTNALWRETQGVTQGCDESLSKYWSRYIGLLDACLNHHMLEVEIYSKFYEGMNKESKDLVNLSSGRSFAKLRVSVAKRIMGRLLYAKRGYNDPQVFLLWKDMVKAATEGNDNQLESRVDKLENALLPAIEKNEPQAPPVRANTAIDQVDHYPNTTGLWNANRSLNPGRQGNVPWREHSNYRWEEGNPDLPHPSWLRRNQPDPYPPNPYQNATYVPPYQIGYQRYQHHLPQHYKNSPGYNPNQFNHYPSYQNQPSQSWNHNCEDYLPKWSRRNHQN, from the coding sequence ATGGATGGTGAACCACCGCATGGACAAGAGGCAGTCTACGTGAAGCCCCACCTTTTAGCCATTTTGCCTGAATTCTTGGGGAGGAGCTACGACAATACATACGAATTCCtgcatgaattttgcaaaatctgcaGGGTTCAGAAGAGGCCCACTGGATCAAGTGAGGATGACTTTAGGCTGAAAGCCCTTCCCCTTTCTCTTAAAGAGGAGACAAATACTTGGTTCTGGAGGCTACCATCCAATTCTATCATAACATGGTCCGATTTCAAGAGGATGTTTTTGGAGGAATTCTTTTCAGTAGCTAAGACAAATGCGCTCTGGAGGGAAACCCAAGGAGTTACACAAGGGTGTGATGAGAGTTTGAGTAAGTATTGGTCAAGATACATAGGTTTGTTAGACGCATGCCTAAACCACCATATGTTGGAAGTGGAAATTTACTCCAaattctatgaggggatgaataaGGAGAGCAAAGACCTGGTGAACTTATCGAGTGGAAGAAGTTTTGCCAAACTACGGGTTAGTGTGGCCAAGAGAATTATGGGAAGACTTCTTTACGCGAAAAGGGGCTACAACGATCCACAAGTTTTCCTGCTctggaaagatatggtgaaagCTGCAACGGAGGGAAATGACAATCAATTGGAGAGTCGGGTTGACAAGCTTGAGAATGCACTTTTGCCGGCAATTGAGAAGAATGAACCGCAAGCTCCCCCAGTCAGGGCCAACACGGCAATTGACCAAGTGGATCATTACCCAAATACGACTGGACTTTGGAATGCAAATAGGAGCTTAAATCCTGGAAGGCAGGGAAACGTACCTTGGAGAGAACACTCGAACTACAGATGGGAAGAGGGAAATCCTGACCTACCTCATCCGAGCTGGTTAAGAAGAAACCAACCTGATCCGTACCCACCAAATCCATATCAAAATGCCACCTATGTGCCCCCTTATCAAATTGGATACCAAAGATACCAACACCACTTACCCCAGCATTACAAAAATTCCCCAGGTTATAATCCCAACCAGTTCAATCATTATCCTTCATACCAAAATCAACCCAGCCAGTCTTGGAATCATAACTGTGAAGACTACCTCCCAAAATGGTCAAGGCGGAACCACCAAAACTAG
- the LOC121777130 gene encoding uncharacterized protein LOC121777130, giving the protein MEVKHQVVHGLDTMPPEKDQEERGQVDELLAQGSGVQNPDLRANHFQEGYMTTGVRRQEFSLLREPRIDWGSRMRKKTCQGSNEAKGPLEDARNREGSDLRTNPFQEGDDDTIMEGVHQSLQLQPASISIFAINIVSLCPCNALI; this is encoded by the exons ATGGAAGTGAAGCACCAAGTTGTACATGGCTTGGATACTATGCCCCCGGAGAAGGATCAAGAGGAACGAGGGCAAGTGGATGAACTCCTTGCCCAAGGTTCAG GTGTGCAGAATCCGGATTTGAGGGCAAATCATTTCCAAGAAGGGTATATGACCACGGGTGTTAGACGTCAAGAGTTTTCACTTTTGCGTGAGCCAAGGATTGATTGGGGTTCAAGGATGAGAAAGAAGACATGCCAAGGATCCAATGAAGCTAAAGGGCCTCTCGAGGATGCGAGGAATAGAGAAGGctcggatttgaggacaaatcctttccaAGAAGGGGATGATGATACAATCATGGAAGGCGTGCATCAAAGTTTGCAACTGCAGCCAGCTTCAATCAGTATTTTTGCTATTAATATTGTGAGTTTGTGTCCGTGCAATGCACTGATATGA